The Phenylobacterium koreense genome window below encodes:
- the chrA gene encoding chromate efflux transporter, protein MTAHTGRPQEVSLADATKVWAKIAALSFGGPAGQIAVMHRILVEERRWLSEGRFLHALNYCMLLPGPEAQQLAIYVGWLMHGTAGGFIAGLLFVAPGFLAIMALSILYAMLGGVGLVSGLFFGLKAAVLAIVIQAVVRVGRRALKNGTMVGVAAGAFLALFAFDVPFPLVIGIAALIGFVGGRAGADAFLAGAGNGAPASKPEAPEGETLLGEGTPAHARPSFTWSMKISGVLLGLWLAPVLLLGFALGWDNVFSQIAVFFSKMAVVTFGGAYAVLAYVAQEAVDTYGWLRPGEMLDGLGMAETTPGPLIMVTQFVGFMGAFRNADDLPPLLAGVLGGVLTTWVTFTPCFLWIFLGAPFVEALRGARALNAALGAITAAVVGVILNLAIWFGAHTLFGQVREVRTLWVKIDAPVVSSLNLAALLLTLAAALAIFRFKAGVIPVLLTCAAIGVGLHWIGVIDWLAS, encoded by the coding sequence ATGACTGCCCATACCGGCCGGCCTCAAGAGGTCAGCCTCGCGGACGCCACCAAGGTTTGGGCGAAGATCGCGGCCTTGAGCTTTGGCGGGCCGGCGGGCCAGATCGCCGTGATGCACCGCATCCTGGTGGAGGAACGCCGCTGGCTCAGCGAGGGCCGTTTCCTGCATGCGCTCAACTACTGCATGTTGCTTCCGGGCCCCGAAGCGCAGCAACTGGCCATCTATGTCGGCTGGCTGATGCATGGAACGGCCGGCGGGTTCATCGCCGGCCTGCTCTTCGTCGCGCCTGGCTTTCTGGCGATCATGGCCCTGAGCATTCTCTACGCCATGCTGGGGGGCGTGGGCCTGGTGAGCGGACTGTTCTTCGGGCTGAAAGCCGCTGTACTGGCGATCGTCATCCAAGCGGTGGTCCGCGTGGGAAGGCGAGCTCTGAAGAACGGAACGATGGTCGGGGTCGCCGCCGGGGCGTTCCTTGCCCTGTTCGCCTTCGACGTGCCGTTTCCCTTGGTGATTGGTATCGCAGCCCTGATCGGCTTTGTCGGTGGAAGAGCCGGCGCCGATGCATTTCTCGCTGGGGCGGGTAACGGCGCGCCAGCATCGAAGCCTGAGGCTCCCGAGGGCGAGACCTTGCTGGGGGAGGGGACCCCCGCTCACGCGCGGCCGAGCTTCACCTGGTCGATGAAGATCAGCGGCGTTCTGCTCGGGCTCTGGCTCGCTCCGGTTTTGCTGCTGGGCTTTGCATTAGGTTGGGACAACGTCTTTTCGCAGATCGCGGTCTTCTTCTCCAAAATGGCCGTGGTGACCTTCGGCGGCGCCTACGCGGTGCTGGCCTATGTCGCTCAGGAAGCGGTCGACACCTATGGCTGGCTGAGGCCCGGCGAGATGCTCGACGGCCTCGGGATGGCCGAGACGACGCCCGGCCCGTTGATCATGGTCACCCAATTCGTGGGGTTCATGGGAGCTTTCCGCAACGCCGATGATCTGCCGCCGCTGCTGGCTGGCGTGCTGGGCGGTGTGCTGACGACCTGGGTGACCTTCACGCCATGCTTTCTCTGGATCTTCCTCGGCGCGCCGTTTGTCGAGGCGCTGCGGGGCGCCAGGGCGCTCAATGCGGCGCTCGGGGCGATCACCGCGGCCGTCGTCGGCGTGATCCTGAATCTGGCGATCTGGTTCGGAGCACACACGCTTTTCGGCCAGGTGCGTGAAGTTCGGACCCTTTGGGTCAAGATCGATGCGCCTGTCGTCTCGAGCCTCAACCTCGCGGCGCTGCTGCTGACCCTGGCGGCGGCGCTGGCGATCTTCCGTTTCAAAGCGGGGGTCATTCCAGTGCTGCTCACCTGCGCCGCCATCGGCGTCGGCCTGCACTGGATCGGCGTGATTGATTGGCTCGCTAGCTAG
- a CDS encoding ATP-binding protein yields MRDLWTSFRTRLIAGAVIWIIAGLAVSGFLLSELFRAHVTQQFDDELHGHAAELAALIGVEPDGELILHRRLSDPRFLPKDSGFYWRVESEGGAGIGSPSLAGQRLPMPEPFPPPGTERHVFVEGPSGQLRLVERSVSMPGAPLLRIGIGADQRLLDQVLTHFNWTLFLSLTIIALGLVGAAILQVWFGLRPLSRMRGALAAVRTGRASRLPEDLPSEVLPLAVDLNALLEANLEMLRRARTQAGNLAHALKTPLAILVDEAERLRAAGQTEAADVVSLQCERMRRQIDYQIARARAAALKRAPGVAAEVGVTLEPLVSAMSRLHGRRGVTYKVQCAPGLIVAVDPQDLSEILANILDNAGKWAKSVVQITARGAGEERVEIVIDDDGAGLPPESYEHVFGVGERLDERMPGHGLGLAIVRDLVGLYEGQVELDASPLGGLRVILSFRKLEA; encoded by the coding sequence ATGCGCGACCTTTGGACCAGCTTCCGCACCCGCCTGATCGCCGGCGCCGTGATCTGGATCATCGCGGGCCTGGCCGTGAGCGGCTTCCTGCTGTCGGAACTGTTTCGCGCGCACGTGACCCAGCAGTTCGACGACGAGTTGCACGGCCATGCGGCTGAGCTCGCCGCATTGATCGGGGTCGAGCCTGACGGCGAACTCATCCTACACAGGCGTCTCAGCGACCCTCGCTTCCTGCCCAAGGATTCCGGCTTCTACTGGCGGGTCGAGTCCGAGGGCGGCGCCGGGATCGGCTCGCCGTCGCTGGCCGGCCAGCGGCTGCCGATGCCTGAACCGTTCCCGCCGCCGGGGACGGAGCGCCACGTCTTCGTCGAGGGGCCATCGGGGCAATTACGCCTGGTGGAGCGCTCGGTCTCCATGCCCGGCGCGCCGCTGCTGCGGATCGGCATCGGGGCCGACCAGCGCCTGCTCGACCAGGTGCTGACGCATTTCAACTGGACCCTGTTCCTGTCGCTGACGATCATCGCCCTGGGCTTGGTGGGCGCCGCGATCCTGCAGGTCTGGTTCGGCCTGCGTCCGCTTTCACGCATGCGCGGGGCGCTGGCGGCGGTGCGCACTGGCCGCGCCAGCCGGCTGCCCGAGGATCTGCCGAGCGAGGTTTTGCCGCTGGCGGTCGACCTCAACGCCCTCTTGGAAGCCAACCTCGAAATGTTGCGCCGGGCCAGGACCCAGGCCGGCAACCTAGCCCATGCCCTCAAGACGCCGCTAGCGATCCTGGTCGACGAGGCCGAGAGGTTGCGGGCGGCGGGCCAGACCGAGGCCGCTGACGTGGTCAGCCTGCAGTGCGAGCGTATGCGCCGCCAGATCGACTACCAGATCGCCCGCGCTCGCGCCGCAGCGCTCAAGCGGGCCCCGGGCGTCGCGGCCGAGGTCGGCGTGACGCTGGAGCCATTGGTCTCGGCCATGTCGCGCCTGCACGGACGGCGCGGCGTGACCTACAAGGTCCAGTGCGCGCCGGGCCTGATCGTCGCGGTCGATCCCCAGGACCTGAGCGAGATCCTCGCCAACATCCTCGACAATGCCGGCAAGTGGGCGAAGTCCGTCGTCCAGATCACCGCGCGTGGAGCTGGGGAGGAGAGGGTCGAGATCGTCATCGACGACGATGGAGCCGGCCTGCCGCCGGAGAGCTACGAGCACGTCTTCGGCGTGGGCGAACGGCTGGACGAGCGAATGCCCGGGCATGGCCTGGGCCTGGCGATCGTGAGGGATCTGGTAGGCCTCTATGAGGGACAGGTCGAACTGGACGCTTCGCCGCTTGGTGGACTTCGTGTGATCCTGTCGTTCAGGAAACTTGAAGCGTAA
- a CDS encoding VIT1/CCC1 transporter family protein → MRAVHGHIERHKVSRIGWLRAAVLGANDGLVSTASLIVGVASAAKSPSEVVVAGVAAMVAGAMSMAAGEYVSVSSQADTEKAELAREVQELRDLPDAELEELTQIYVNRGVEPETARQVAAQLMAKDALGAHARDELGLSDLTGARPVQAALSSAASFAAGAVLPLAVAVAAPRGVLTAAVSAASLAGLALLGYAGARTGGAQPWRGVVRVTLWGALAMAVTAIIGNFVGAAV, encoded by the coding sequence ATGCGCGCGGTTCATGGACACATCGAGCGCCACAAGGTGTCGCGGATCGGCTGGCTCCGCGCCGCCGTGCTCGGAGCCAATGACGGCTTGGTCTCTACAGCGAGCCTGATCGTGGGCGTGGCCTCGGCGGCGAAGTCGCCAAGCGAGGTCGTGGTGGCGGGCGTCGCGGCGATGGTCGCCGGCGCCATGTCGATGGCCGCCGGCGAGTACGTCTCGGTCAGCTCCCAGGCGGATACGGAAAAGGCCGAACTCGCCCGCGAGGTCCAGGAACTGCGCGACCTGCCGGACGCTGAGCTGGAGGAACTCACGCAGATCTATGTGAATCGCGGCGTCGAGCCCGAGACCGCCCGCCAGGTCGCGGCTCAGCTCATGGCGAAGGACGCCCTCGGCGCGCACGCCAGGGACGAACTCGGCCTCTCGGACCTGACCGGCGCGCGGCCGGTGCAGGCCGCGCTTTCGTCAGCGGCCAGCTTCGCAGCGGGAGCGGTCTTGCCGCTGGCTGTCGCAGTCGCCGCGCCGCGGGGCGTGCTGACGGCGGCCGTTTCCGCAGCTTCGCTGGCCGGTTTGGCGCTGCTGGGCTACGCCGGCGCCAGGACCGGAGGGGCGCAGCCATGGCGAGGTGTCGTGCGCGTCACGCTCTGGGGCGCCCTGGCTATGGCCGTCACCGCGATCATCGGCAACTTCGTCGGGGCGGCGGTCTGA